The Harpia harpyja isolate bHarHar1 chromosome 13, bHarHar1 primary haplotype, whole genome shotgun sequence genome contains a region encoding:
- the TCIM gene encoding transcriptional and immune response regulator, whose amino-acid sequence MKAKRSYKTPAMSTSLRVSPSVHGYRFDTALRKKAVANIFESINEESLQKLFKNSGDKKAEERAKIILATDQDLEEKTRALMALKQRRKDKLLQFLTFRKYSIKVH is encoded by the coding sequence ATGAAAGCGAAGAGAAGCTACAAAACTCCAGCCATGTCCACATCCCTGCGAGTGAGCCCCTCGGTCCACGGCTACCGCTTTGACACAGCCCTGCGCAAGAAAGCCGTGGCCAACATCTTTGAAAGCATCAACGAAGAGTCCCTACAGAAACTCTTCAAAAACTCCGGCGACaagaaggcagaggaaagagccaAGATAATCCTCGCCACTGACCAGGACTTGGAGGAGAAAACGAGAGCGCTAATGGCGCTAAAGCAGAGGCGAAAAGACAAGCTGCTCCAGTTCCTGACGTTTCGGAAATACTCCATTAAAGTTCACTGA